The following coding sequences are from one Triticum dicoccoides isolate Atlit2015 ecotype Zavitan chromosome 4A, WEW_v2.0, whole genome shotgun sequence window:
- the LOC119284984 gene encoding probable UDP-3-O-acyl-N-acetylglucosamine deacetylase 1, mitochondrial: MSAAAAAMSAAAAAAAAAGGRGLKSVSRAAFSWKPTGRAQQTLAAAVSRSGVGLHSGARATATLLPARAGEGRYFVVEEARVAAEAGNAEPQSPLCTTLRSGSGSGGARVRTVEHLLSAMEALGVDNCRVEVSGGDEIPLLDGSAQEWVEAIRGAGLCAAEDISGQKLEKLAPKIDEPVYLRKDDCFVAAFPSSQIHITYGIDFPKAPAIGCQWFNTFLDADIYSSKIAPARTFCIFEEVEKMRGAGLIKGGSLENAMVCSMSGGWLNPPLRFDDEPCRHKILDLIGDFSLLARNGSQGFPIAHIVAYKAGHSLHTSFLHHLSGKTSVDQATLA; encoded by the exons atgtccgccgccgccgctgccatgtccgccgccgccgccgccgccgccgccgccggcggccgagGTCTCAAATCCGTCTCCCGCGCCGCCTTCTCCTGGAAGCCG ACGGGCCGGGCGCAGCAGACGCTCGCGGCGGCGGTGAGCAGGTCGGGCGTGGGGCTCCACTCGGGCGCGCGCGCCACCGCCACGCTGCTCCCTGCGCGCGCCGGCGAGGGGAGGTACTTCGTCGTGGAGGAGGCgagggtggcggcggaggcggggaATGCCGAGCCACAGTCTCCGCTCTGCACCACGCTGCGGAGCGGGAGCGGGAGCGGCGGCGCGCGGGTGCGCACGGTCGAGCACTTGCTCTCGGCCATGGAGGCGCTCGGCGTCGACAACTGCCGCGTCGAGGTCAGCGGCGGCGATGAG ATCCCTTTGCTTGATGGATCAGCGCAAGAGTGGGTGGAGGCCATCCGGGGTGCAGGTCTGTGTGCGGCCGAGGATATCAGTGgacaaaagttggagaaactggcacccAAAATCGACGAGCCTGTTTACCTGCGGAAGGACGATTGCTTTGTAGCTGCATTCCCTTCCTCGCAAATCCACATCACCTATGGAATTGATTTTCCAAAG GCGCCAGCGATTGGTTGTCAATGGTTCAATACATTCCTGGATGCTGATATATACTCAAGCAAGATAGCTCCTGCAAGAACTTTCTGTATTTTTGAAGAG GTTGAAAAAATGCGTGGTGCTGGGCTTATAAAAGGAGGATCACTGGAAAATGCTATGGTTTGCAG TATGTCTGGTGGTTGGCTTAATCCACCACTTCGTTTTGATGATGAACCTTGCCGCCACAAGATTTTAGATCTTATAGGTGATTTCTCACTTCTTGCACGGAATGGCAGCCAGGGTTTTCCAATTGCTCATATAGTTGCCTACAAG GCTGGTCATTCCCTGCACACCAGTTTCCTACATCATTTATCGGGGAAGACTAGTGTGGACCAAGCAACGCTTGCTTAG